A segment of the Patescibacteria group bacterium genome:
TTCATTATTTATAGGGATTCTTTTAACTTGTGCATCTTTAAGGATATCCATTACAAAAGGAGGATATCCAACTAATACCACATTTTTAAATTTAGGAGCAAGATTCTTTAAAACATTGAATATATCATCCTTTTCAATTCCTGGTGAAATTGTAGTGAGATTATACCCCTGTCTAGCAACGTATCTGCAGGCTTCTAATGTGTAGTTACCGGCCACCCATACTCCCATAGAAAAACAAATTATTACCAAGGTAGAATCAGACTTTTGGATTTTGAATACTTTTCTAAAAATTTGTTCATGGATTCTCCCTCCAATTTGTTCTTGTTTGTCACCTCTAAACCAAAAAGTTGGTCTTCCTGATGATCCTGAACTAGCATACACCATAGGAGGAATTTTCTTATGATCAAATAAATCCTGGAAATTATATTTATAAAGATAATTCTTCTTGTCAACCAATGGAACTTTTTTAAAGTCTTGGAAGTTTTTAATACTTGAATATTTAATATTTGATTCTTTCAAAAAAAGTTTATAGGCGGGCACGTTTTTTGCCATATCGTAGAAAATATTCAAAACTCTTTTTTCATCATGTTTCATCGCTATTATAAGAACTTATTCTTGAAATCCTCAGTACTTTTTTTCCTGGATTCTATATTACGATCGGAGTTGTAATCTGGATTTAGAATTTCTTCTAGATTTATTACATATCTTCCAGATGGCATATTAGAATTACAAATTATTTTTCTTGCTGCATATACGATTGCTCCTCCTGCTGTCATAGCAGTGCTACCTAACTGAGGTACTGATGGAATAGTTTTTCCTATGTTTAATATTGATTTTTGCATATTTAAAGGTAGGTATTCGGGTCCTACAATTTTTGTAGCTAATCTAAGCCAAGTCTTAAAATCTATTTTTTGTAAATCTTTAAATTCGGACTCTTCAATTAATCCATGAAATATAGGTCGATTCATTTCAATATCAAATCTTTCTACATCTAGAAGTACATTATCACCGTTATCCGTTGCCATGAGAACAGGGATTCTATTCTCTCTACATATTATTCTACTTTTTATTTTCAAACCAATATCTTCAAATTCATCAATAAATATATCTAATTTAGGTTGAGTGATGAACTCAAGCATATTCTCATTACTTAATCCGTTTGACCACAATTCTAATTCAGCAAAGGGATCAATATCCCACACTTCTCTAGCAGTTATTTCTGTTTTAATTTTGCCTATATCTATTAGTTTTGCGCGTATTCTATTTAAATTTGTAGTTTCTACAGTATCAAAGTCAGATATCTTAATATTTTTAGGTCCTCCTGTTATCGTGAGAGCAGCTACAACAGCTGATCCAACTGATAATCCAGCTATTCCAATTTTCGAATTACGGTATTTGATCTGATCTTCATGACTAATTATATCTTTATTTCTAGATGTCCGGAGAATGTAGTAATAATCTTCATTAACAGATTTTACTACTGTATTATAATATGAGTAATAAATTAAAATTGATTGAATAGATTGAGTTAACAAAAAGTCCCCAAGTTTTTGATTATATTCAACACTTGTCTTTTTAATTTGTGGATTGTTAATTTGAAAGATTTCTTCAATTTGTGTTTTGTATGCATCAACAAAAGTAATCGAATTAGATTTTGATATTTTTTCAAATTCTGATTGATCTATGATTTTTGGTTTGATAATTTCGAGCATTTTACAAGAATATTCAATGTTAATAAGTGTTTTACTTATAATAATTTGCTTCCATAATCAGTAATTAGTATAGATTAATATAGCATTTCTTATATGAAGTATACTGAATATAGACTATTAATCAACATTGTCATTTCGGTATACCATTTTTTTTCTTTTTTCAAAATCTTCGTGTAACACTAGGAATTGTCTTTCAACTTTATGATATTTAATTATCATCTTTGTAAGCATTAACCCAAGCATTAATATTATCAATAAAATACTCGAATGATATAAAATAATATTAAAACTATTGGACTTGATAACATTCAAGATTTGCACTAATACTAAAACAAAGAATGCTATATGTATTATGGCTAGTCTTAAATTTAGAATACGATTGTTACTAGAAAATATTATTAAGCTCACTATAAATATTATAGGAATATTCATTATGTACCCAAAAGGGATATACTCTGTATTATCAAATAATGCAGGCAATACTAAATTAAATATAATTTTGGAAATGAATGCTGTAAATAAAAAAAATAGTATTATATGCCTACTTGTATTTGGTAACTTGCTAAATTTTAATTTTCTATAAAATGTTATTAAAATAGAGGTGATTAAAACTAATATACATAAAGTAAATATTATTATGCCAAATGAAATATTTACTAATGGAACAAATCCATAGTTTGGAAAGTTTTTGATATCTTTTACTATAAATGGTGAGCATAATAATATCGAGATTAAAATAACAAAAGGTACAACTCCGAATTTATATATAAATGGAAATTCCATCTTTTCATTTTTGAAAGTTAGGATAGTATGTAGCAAAAAAAACAGATACAAAATTGAAAAAGCAAAACTAATACGAATTAGAATTAGTGTAATAGTCTGGTTTTGTGAAATTGATGAAATGTAGCTCGTTGCAGACCATCCAATCAAGCAAATTGAGAACCCAAGAAAGGTCTTATTAGTCGGGTCATGAATATTTTGATAATAAATTGCAAAACCCAAAATACTTATAACAATAACTACAATATATAAAGCTATTAAATTTGGGTTTTGCAACACTTCCATATAATAACCTTTATATTCCCTCTTTTTTGAGCTCTTCTATGAGCTTCGCAGCATTTTTTGAGAGTTTATGCGGTATATCTACAGAAACCTTAATTAAGATATCCCCACGCTTACTTCGATCTGCAGGCACTCCTTTTCCTTTGACCCTGAGGACTTCTCCGTGATTTACCCCCTGAGGAATCTTGATAGTAAGTGGCCCATCGAGAGTTTCGAGACTATATTCACCTCCGAGTAATGCTGTAGAAAGCTTTACATTTAATTCAGTTATGAGATTTATTCCCTCTTTGATAAAGATTGGATGCTTCTTTACATGAACTTTAATATAAAGATCTCCTGCAACTCCACCGGCTACGGCTTCTCCTGCACCAGTGAGACGAACCATTTCTCCGGTGTTGATTCCAGCAGGAATTCTAATTTTTATTTCTTCCTGTTTTTTTAGGATTCCCATTCCACTACACTTCTTACATTTTTCTGTTGGAACTTTTCCAGATCCATTACAAGTTGAACACTGTCGTACCGATGCAAATGTACCGAGGAACGATGATTTGTTTTCTTGAATTTTTCCTTTTCCATTACAGGTTGGACAGGTTTTCATTTCTGTCTTTGGTTCACCACCTGTGCCATGACAATTGTCACATTGAGATGTTTTGTTGAGAACAATTGTACGATCTGCGCCAAATACTGACTCTTGAAATGTTAGCTCTACATCTACTGATATATCTGCTCCACGCTTTTGACGTGAACTACTACGTCCTCCTCCGAAAAATTGACCAAAGATATCACCAAGATCAAAGTCTTCAAAGCCCTGACCTTGTTGGAATCCAGAAAAGTCGAAACCACCGAAGCCTCCGGCGCCCGGTCCTCCAGCTGCACCATCGAAGGTTTGGCCATAGGTATCGTATTGTGAGCGTTTTTTGTCATCAGAAAGCACCGAGTATGCTTCACTCAGTTCTTTGAATTTTGCTTCATTTCCTCCACCTTTGTCGGGATGGTATTCATGAGCAAGCTTTCGGAAAGCCTTTTTGATGTCATCTTTTGATGCACTTTTATCAATGCCCAATGTTTCGTAATAGTTTTTTGCCATGCGAATATTATATATACTTATAGCCCATTTTCAATCTTACCGGCCCCAGCTGTTACCTTTCAATACTTGACTCGTAGTTACTTTAGTTGTCTCGAACTTCCCAACTCTAACGTTTGGAGGTGCCACATGGAAGCGGCACTCGCTCCCATCGCACTGGTCTGTTCACTGCTCGCTGCCCGCGGGATCATCTGGTACATAAGCCGGAACCCCAGCAAGCGTGACCCACGGACCATCGTTCGGTTCTGATCTTTCCCAGGCTATACGGCCCGCCCCCACCATTGATTTGGTTGGGGGCGTTCACGTTTATATTACTTAGCTTCTGGATTATCCTTTGGTTCTTCTTTTACTTCTTCTGCATCACGTACTGGTCCATCGGTTGCTGGCCCTGCCCCTTCTGCCCCTGGCTGAGCACCCGCTGCACCTTGTGCTTGCTGATTCATATACTGGCCAATTTTCTGAAGTTCATTTGAAAGCTCTTCAGTTGCCTTCTTCATATTTTCAATATCTGTGCCATCTTTCACTGCTTTAAGTCCTGCAATTTTACTTTCAATAGCAGTCTTGATATCTGCTGGTACTTTGTCCCCTGCATCTTTCAATGACTTTTCTGCAGTATAGAGAAGCTGTTCAGAAATATTCTTTGCTTCTGCAAGTTCATGCTTTTTCTTGTCTTCATCGGCATGAGCTTGAGCGTCTTTCTGCATCTTTTCAATATCTTCTTTTGAAAGACCTGAAGTTCCCTGGATTGTAATTGACTGTTCTTTTCCAGTAGTCTTTTCTTTTGCCTTAACGGTAAGAATACTGTTTGCATCTACATCGAAGGTCACTTCAACCTGCGGCATTCCTCGAGGTGCTGGTGGAATTCCATCGAGCATAAATCGTCCGAGATCTTTGTTGTCGGCTGCCATTGCTCGTTCA
Coding sequences within it:
- a CDS encoding ThiF family adenylyltransferase; amino-acid sequence: MLEIIKPKIIDQSEFEKISKSNSITFVDAYKTQIEEIFQINNPQIKKTSVEYNQKLGDFLLTQSIQSILIYYSYYNTVVKSVNEDYYYILRTSRNKDIISHEDQIKYRNSKIGIAGLSVGSAVVAALTITGGPKNIKISDFDTVETTNLNRIRAKLIDIGKIKTEITAREVWDIDPFAELELWSNGLSNENMLEFITQPKLDIFIDEFEDIGLKIKSRIICRENRIPVLMATDNGDNVLLDVERFDIEMNRPIFHGLIEESEFKDLQKIDFKTWLRLATKIVGPEYLPLNMQKSILNIGKTIPSVPQLGSTAMTAGGAIVYAARKIICNSNMPSGRYVINLEEILNPDYNSDRNIESRKKSTEDFKNKFL
- the dnaJ gene encoding molecular chaperone DnaJ — translated: MAKNYYETLGIDKSASKDDIKKAFRKLAHEYHPDKGGGNEAKFKELSEAYSVLSDDKKRSQYDTYGQTFDGAAGGPGAGGFGGFDFSGFQQGQGFEDFDLGDIFGQFFGGGRSSSRQKRGADISVDVELTFQESVFGADRTIVLNKTSQCDNCHGTGGEPKTEMKTCPTCNGKGKIQENKSSFLGTFASVRQCSTCNGSGKVPTEKCKKCSGMGILKKQEEIKIRIPAGINTGEMVRLTGAGEAVAGGVAGDLYIKVHVKKHPIFIKEGINLITELNVKLSTALLGGEYSLETLDGPLTIKIPQGVNHGEVLRVKGKGVPADRSKRGDILIKVSVDIPHKLSKNAAKLIEELKKEGI